A region of the Mycoplasma capricolum subsp. capricolum ATCC 27343 genome:
TATTTTAGTAGCTATTAGTTATTATTGACATATTAAATCATCAAGGTTTAATAATTATTATAATTATTTATTAATTACTTTAAATATAGTAATGATTTTTATAGCAAGTTTAATTTTTGGGTTTAATCAAATATTACTATCACATAATAATAAAAACTTATTTATTATTCCTTTAAAAGCAAATCTATTACAAATTATTAGTATATTTATAGTGGCATTTCAAATTATTAATGTAATTTATCCATTAACTTATATGTTGATTACAAGTATTAAAATTTCTAAAACTTATCAAAAGGAGCTAAATCATGAAACACAAAAACAAACAAAATAGCGATCAATCTTTTATTGTTTTTGACTTATATGAACAAATAGTTAATGCTAATAATTACATTGATTATCAAAAACTACTAGCAACAGTGTTATTAGAAAATCAAATCGGTTTTGATTCAAAAATATATAAAGAATTTGAAAATTCATATTTATTAGGGTTAAAAAATCATTATGATTTAGTATTAAGAGATTTTGTAATTACTTTTAATGTTAATTTAAAAATTAGTAGTGATTTATTAGTACCAATGATTAGTGCATCTGAAAGCAGTAATACTGATGCTATAAATTTAAAGCAAAGTAAAAATGAACAATACAATAAGTTTTTAAATACTTTTAATGATTGTTTAATTTCACTAATCAAACAAGACTTATGTGTTGAAATTTTTCCAAAAATAATTATTTTTAAATCTAAAAACACTGATAAATTAAAAATTATATTTGATAAAACTAAAGTTTTAACTAGAGGTTAATATGGATTTAAAAAAAGTAGAAACCAAGTTAAATAACTTAAAAACTATTCAACAAAGATTAAATAATGAAAAAAACATTTTGCTAATAGATATGATTAAACAAAATGCTTTATTAAATTATTATGTTAAAAACGCTTTGTGAAATCAAAATATTATTTCATTACTACAAACCGAATATAAAATTAAAAATAACTTAATTAATGAAAATAAAACTAGTAAAAATAAATTAATTAATAAATTAAAAGATTTTATTTCTCAACCAAAAGAATTATGAATTTATGTTACTGAAGAACAAAAATATTCAACAGATTCTTATTCAAGATATGAAAAACATATTTTAAATAATATTAAGAAAAAAACTGCAGATTTTATTACTATTGGAGATCGTGCTAAAGAGTTTTGTAGTCAAAATAAGTTAAGTGTAATTTATAATGTTGATCAAAAACAAACTATTTCAAAACTTTCTTGAATTTTAACTTTAATTATAAAATTTTTATTTTCTCAATATAATTATCAAAGTTTACATTTTGTAATTAATTCTAATAAAAATAAAGATAATAATTTTACTATTCTTCCATTAACTAAGTTTAATGTAAATAGTTTAAGTGAAACTGAAAATAAATTCGACTTAACAAATATTAAAGAATTTAAAATCTTTCCAGATATTGATAATTATATTCAAACTCAAATTGATAACTTTATAGAAAATTCAATTCAATCTTTATTAGTTGAATCTTCATTTTATAAAACTAAAAATGAATTGATTAAAACTAATAAAACTATTAATGAAGTAGATGAAGAAGTTAAAAAGTTAAATAAGAAAATTATTAGAATTAAACGTGAAAAAGAAATTGAAGAAATTGTTTTACTAACAAGTAATAATAAAAGATTTTTAATCAGGAGAGATCAATAATGGCTTTTAGTGTTGAAATTAATTTTATTGAAAATAAGCAAACTATTAATTTTAATAAAGCAATTGTTTATTTTAATGCTGATGAAGAAAATGAATGAATTTCATTAACTAATAATTCTATTTTAGGTTATGAAATTATGTTATTAAAGATCCTAGATTTATCTAATAATCAAGAAAAATATTTATTTGTAAATAATGTAAACATTATGGTTAAAAATAATCATATTGTAATTAATACTTTTTCAAAACAAAACTTTTTAGTTAAAACAAATCGTAAGAAAGAATATCAAGAACAGTTAAAAGAATTACATAAACAAATTACTATATTACAAGCAAATCAAACAATTGGTTTAACTATAGATTCTTTATTAAAATTAAAAAGATTAAAAAATAAATATTATGTTTTAAAATTAAAAAATTTATTACAGTTAAAAGGAGAATAATATGAAAAAAAATAAATTATTGTCTAAATCATATAAAATAGCTATTCTCCTTTTAACAGCAACTAGTGGTTTAAGTTTAACAACACTAATTAAAAATGTTAATCAAGATAATACTGTTGTTAGATTATATCAAGATGGTAGTGGAAATAGTGGATCTACTAGTGGAAATGGAAATAATGGCACAAGTAATGGAAATGATAATACTACAAATTCTACAGATCCATTAACACCTAAAATTTCAGATCAATTTGATACTTTTAAAGAAAAAGCAGAAAA
Encoded here:
- a CDS encoding MSC_0622 family F1-like ATPase gamma subunit encodes the protein MDLKKVETKLNNLKTIQQRLNNEKNILLIDMIKQNALLNYYVKNALWNQNIISLLQTEYKIKNNLINENKTSKNKLINKLKDFISQPKELWIYVTEEQKYSTDSYSRYEKHILNNIKKKTADFITIGDRAKEFCSQNKLSVIYNVDQKQTISKLSWILTLIIKFLFSQYNYQSLHFVINSNKNKDNNFTILPLTKFNVNSLSETENKFDLTNIKEFKIFPDIDNYIQTQIDNFIENSIQSLLVESSFYKTKNELIKTNKTINEVDEEVKKLNKKIIRIKREKEIEEIVLLTSNNKRFLIRRDQ
- a CDS encoding MSC_0621 family F1-like ATPase epsilon subunit encodes the protein MAFSVEINFIENKQTINFNKAIVYFNADEENEWISLTNNSILGYEIMLLKILDLSNNQEKYLFVNNVNIMVKNNHIVINTFSKQNFLVKTNRKKEYQEQLKELHKQITILQANQTIGLTIDSLLKLKRLKNKYYVLKLKNLLQLKGE
- a CDS encoding DUF2714 domain-containing protein; this encodes MKHKNKQNSDQSFIVFDLYEQIVNANNYIDYQKLLATVLLENQIGFDSKIYKEFENSYLLGLKNHYDLVLRDFVITFNVNLKISSDLLVPMISASESSNTDAINLKQSKNEQYNKFLNTFNDCLISLIKQDLCVEIFPKIIIFKSKNTDKLKIIFDKTKVLTRG